From one Catenuloplanes nepalensis genomic stretch:
- a CDS encoding multicopper oxidase domain-containing protein: protein MDNADKDAGKGRRWSFSRRSIFGIGALGLAVPTLTAAVTSNGTPARAAGAVRKITIYAESLGNNQYGYGLERGKATIPGPILEMYEGDTLEITLVNTTDQRLSIHPHGVDYDTNSDGSPFNGSFNGPGETRTYTWRSHEMTAAAGRRFLPGSAGYWHYHDHAMGTEHGTAGVLRGLYGALIVRRRGDILPDKQFVAVLHDTTINNRIAPETPLFEANLGQRVEWVAIGHGNLYHTFHLHSHRWADNRTGYLEGPTDPSASIDNKDLGPGSSFGFQVLAGDGGGPGAWMYHCHVQSHSDTGMSGVFLVRDADGSMPPGAQEAIDRFKGHRHIQSDHGGHTG from the coding sequence ATGGACAACGCTGACAAGGACGCGGGGAAGGGCCGGAGGTGGTCCTTCTCGCGCCGGTCGATCTTCGGAATCGGAGCGCTCGGGCTGGCCGTGCCCACGCTCACCGCCGCGGTCACGTCGAACGGGACACCCGCGCGGGCCGCCGGCGCGGTCCGGAAGATCACGATCTACGCCGAGTCGCTGGGCAACAACCAGTACGGCTACGGCCTCGAACGCGGGAAGGCCACGATCCCCGGGCCGATCCTGGAGATGTACGAAGGGGACACGCTGGAGATCACGCTGGTCAACACGACGGACCAGCGGCTCTCCATCCACCCGCACGGCGTCGACTACGACACGAACTCGGACGGCTCACCGTTCAACGGGTCGTTCAACGGGCCGGGGGAGACCCGGACGTACACCTGGCGGTCGCACGAGATGACCGCGGCGGCCGGGCGGCGGTTCCTGCCGGGCAGCGCGGGCTACTGGCACTACCACGACCACGCGATGGGTACGGAGCACGGCACCGCGGGCGTGCTGCGCGGGCTCTACGGCGCGCTGATCGTGCGGCGGCGCGGGGACATCCTGCCGGACAAGCAGTTCGTGGCCGTGCTGCACGACACCACGATCAACAACCGGATCGCGCCGGAGACGCCGCTGTTCGAGGCGAACCTCGGGCAGCGCGTCGAGTGGGTCGCGATCGGCCACGGCAACCTCTACCACACGTTCCACCTGCACTCGCACCGATGGGCGGACAACCGCACCGGTTACCTCGAGGGCCCCACCGACCCGAGCGCGTCGATCGACAACAAGGACCTCGGGCCGGGCAGCTCGTTCGGCTTCCAGGTGCTGGCCGGTGACGGTGGCGGGCCGGGCGCCTGGATGTACCACTGCCACGTGCAGAGCCACTCCGACACCGGCATGTCCGGCGTCTTCCTGGTGCGCGACGCGGACGGCAGCATGCCGCCGGGCGCGCAGGAGGCGATCGACCGATTCAAGGGACACAGGCACATCCAGTCCGACCACGGAGGTCACACCGGATGA
- a CDS encoding ThuA domain-containing protein, with product MKRKVRAALALALILGPVPLMAQPAQAVEDQDRVLVFHGPAAQQEDPVAKATQTIRDVGSEQGVDVTESTDPAVFTKAELAKYRAVVFLSATGAALNRDQESALQAYVKAGNGFLGIGDAAKAQVDSSWFTGLIGTRPAGAGAEAVSKVTASGENPPSETAAKLTDGDPATKWLVRTQAATVTYELAAAKTIQAYALTSANDFEGRDPRDWTLQGSADGSAWADVDRRTNEDFAGRFLPKRYELATSASYRFWRLNVTANSGEPLTQLADWKLFSSASAFPPAPPVAESVINILDRDHPSTRGLPLTVKRSDRWYNWEPNPLGTVHTVAQVEERHYNPGANPNGPFHPISWCRDYDGGRSFYTGMGHTEGGYGEDVFREHLAGALNWTSGRVRGDCQATIASNYRIERLTPQNQAGQLDQIGEPHGMTVAPDGTIFYVGKAACPSGPIVDWANPNVGLGCGTIHTYTPSTKAVKLVTTLPVMGNRGSGDELVKNEEGLLGIVTDPAYETNGWVYVYWMPHASIDREKRTGERTISRFTYRNGTWDLNSRKDLLTFTVQIHSCCHAGGGMAFDAQGNLYVGSGDSNSSGGSGGYSGNNWTQEYAGISFQDARRTSGNTNDLAGKIIRIHPEADGTYTIPQGNLFPPGTERTRPEIYVMGVRNIARLQIDEERQWLTAGWVGPDASAPSPELGPAKYETATILTSAGNQGWPYCMGDQQPYRDRSNTDATVLAGWYDCDNLKNTSPRNTGLVDIPPARDNMIWYSPDGGGPVFPLRDNGIPSYVAAEATYTQPYLKGGGQAVMSGPTYHYDRVNAASGVAWPRYWDDKWLIGDQSNGANRIAVTVDPAGVPAQSPPPFAETLRAILPTGAGDNQLYSWMDAKFGRDGALYMLDYGTGFFSLSPVQKLIKVSYTGGPATPVPAASSVAIQNKALAYAFNGSRSGGVGHRWDFGDGTSSSEINPRHTYAKAGSYTVKHTVTYADGEVVTVQSTVTVDCAAPDTRANVVIGDTDTGVPNRTATGACTINDLIDDEGVWPDHDTFVRDVTATSDRLVKAGTITSRQAGALTRAAASSQVGLPGRTGYEPLFDGTPESLAGWEMAPSGEFTIQPDGNLRSSGGLGMLWHTKELGDFSLRLQFRDLAPGDTRANSGVFARFPDPRTPVAERPECARTGSAATSPAWVAIYCGHEIQIYDGTTGEPQKTGSIYNFDPQPLANAGVTPKNVWNDYEVKVVGQHYTIIRNGVVINEFENAPGIQSSRAGDPPTDLRQFLTGHIGLQNHGNADVIEFRNIRVRSL from the coding sequence ATGAAACGGAAGGTAAGAGCCGCCCTGGCCCTGGCCCTGATCCTCGGGCCGGTTCCCCTGATGGCGCAGCCGGCACAGGCGGTGGAAGACCAGGACAGAGTCCTCGTCTTCCACGGCCCCGCGGCCCAGCAGGAGGACCCGGTCGCGAAGGCGACCCAGACCATCAGGGACGTCGGCTCTGAGCAGGGCGTCGACGTCACCGAGAGCACCGACCCGGCCGTCTTCACCAAGGCCGAGCTGGCGAAGTACCGCGCGGTCGTGTTCCTGTCCGCGACCGGCGCCGCGCTGAACCGGGACCAGGAGTCCGCGCTGCAGGCCTACGTCAAGGCCGGCAACGGTTTCCTCGGCATCGGTGACGCGGCGAAGGCGCAGGTGGACTCGTCCTGGTTCACCGGCCTGATCGGCACCCGGCCGGCCGGCGCGGGTGCGGAGGCGGTCTCGAAGGTCACCGCGAGCGGGGAGAACCCGCCGAGCGAGACCGCGGCCAAGCTCACCGACGGCGACCCGGCCACGAAGTGGCTGGTCCGCACGCAGGCCGCCACCGTCACCTACGAGCTGGCCGCGGCGAAGACCATCCAGGCGTACGCGCTGACCTCGGCCAATGACTTCGAGGGCCGCGACCCGCGGGACTGGACCCTGCAGGGCTCCGCGGACGGCTCCGCGTGGGCCGACGTGGACCGCCGCACGAACGAGGACTTCGCCGGACGCTTCCTGCCGAAGCGCTACGAGCTGGCCACGTCCGCGTCGTACAGGTTCTGGCGGTTGAACGTCACGGCGAACAGCGGTGAGCCGCTCACCCAGCTCGCCGACTGGAAGCTCTTCTCCAGCGCGTCCGCGTTCCCGCCCGCGCCGCCCGTGGCCGAATCCGTGATCAACATCCTGGACCGGGATCACCCGTCGACCAGGGGCCTGCCGCTGACCGTGAAGCGGTCGGACCGCTGGTACAACTGGGAGCCGAACCCGCTGGGCACCGTGCACACGGTCGCGCAGGTCGAGGAGCGGCACTACAACCCGGGCGCGAACCCGAACGGGCCGTTCCACCCGATCTCCTGGTGCCGGGACTACGACGGCGGCCGGTCCTTCTACACCGGCATGGGCCACACCGAGGGCGGCTACGGCGAGGACGTGTTCCGCGAGCACCTCGCCGGCGCGCTGAACTGGACGTCCGGGCGGGTGCGCGGCGACTGCCAGGCGACGATCGCGAGCAACTACAGGATCGAGCGCCTCACGCCGCAGAACCAGGCCGGGCAGCTCGACCAGATCGGTGAGCCGCACGGCATGACGGTGGCGCCGGACGGCACGATCTTCTACGTCGGCAAGGCGGCGTGCCCGAGCGGCCCGATCGTGGACTGGGCGAACCCGAACGTGGGCCTGGGCTGCGGCACGATCCACACGTACACGCCGTCGACCAAGGCCGTGAAGCTGGTGACCACGCTGCCGGTGATGGGCAACCGGGGCAGCGGCGACGAACTGGTCAAGAACGAGGAGGGCCTGCTCGGCATCGTCACCGACCCCGCCTATGAGACGAACGGCTGGGTCTACGTCTACTGGATGCCGCACGCGTCGATCGACCGGGAGAAGCGGACCGGTGAGCGTACGATCAGCCGGTTCACGTACCGGAACGGCACCTGGGATCTCAACAGCCGCAAGGATCTGCTGACGTTCACCGTGCAGATCCACAGCTGCTGCCACGCGGGCGGCGGCATGGCGTTCGACGCGCAGGGCAACCTCTACGTCGGCTCCGGCGACAGCAACTCCTCCGGCGGGTCGGGCGGATACTCCGGCAACAACTGGACGCAGGAGTACGCGGGCATCTCGTTCCAGGACGCGCGCCGCACCTCCGGCAACACGAACGACCTGGCCGGGAAGATCATCCGCATTCACCCGGAGGCGGACGGGACGTACACGATCCCGCAGGGCAACCTGTTCCCGCCCGGCACCGAGCGGACCCGCCCGGAGATCTACGTGATGGGCGTGCGGAACATCGCGCGGCTGCAGATCGACGAGGAGCGGCAGTGGCTGACCGCGGGCTGGGTCGGGCCGGACGCGTCCGCGCCGAGCCCGGAGCTGGGCCCGGCCAAGTACGAGACGGCCACCATCCTCACCTCGGCCGGTAACCAGGGCTGGCCGTACTGCATGGGCGACCAGCAGCCGTACCGGGATCGCAGCAACACCGACGCGACCGTGCTGGCCGGCTGGTACGACTGCGACAACCTGAAGAACACCTCGCCGCGCAACACCGGCCTGGTGGACATCCCGCCGGCCCGGGACAACATGATCTGGTACTCGCCGGACGGCGGCGGCCCGGTCTTCCCGCTGCGCGACAACGGCATCCCGTCCTATGTGGCCGCGGAGGCGACCTACACCCAGCCGTACCTCAAGGGTGGCGGCCAGGCGGTCATGTCCGGCCCGACCTACCACTACGACCGGGTGAACGCGGCCAGCGGCGTGGCCTGGCCGCGGTACTGGGACGACAAGTGGCTCATCGGTGACCAGTCCAACGGCGCCAACCGGATCGCGGTGACCGTGGACCCGGCCGGCGTGCCCGCGCAGTCACCGCCGCCGTTCGCGGAGACGCTGCGCGCGATCCTGCCGACCGGCGCCGGCGACAACCAGCTCTACTCCTGGATGGACGCGAAGTTCGGCCGGGACGGCGCGCTCTACATGCTCGACTACGGCACCGGCTTCTTCAGCCTCAGCCCGGTGCAGAAGCTGATCAAGGTGTCGTACACCGGCGGGCCGGCCACCCCGGTCCCGGCGGCCTCGTCCGTCGCGATCCAGAACAAGGCGCTGGCGTACGCGTTCAACGGCTCCCGCTCCGGCGGCGTCGGCCACCGCTGGGACTTCGGCGACGGTACGTCGTCGTCGGAGATCAACCCGCGGCACACCTACGCGAAGGCCGGCTCGTACACGGTCAAGCACACGGTGACGTACGCGGACGGCGAGGTGGTCACCGTGCAGTCGACGGTGACCGTGGACTGCGCCGCACCGGACACCCGCGCGAACGTGGTCATCGGCGACACGGACACCGGCGTGCCGAACAGGACGGCCACCGGCGCCTGCACGATCAACGACCTGATCGACGACGAGGGCGTCTGGCCGGACCACGACACGTTCGTCCGGGACGTCACCGCGACCTCGGACCGGCTCGTCAAGGCCGGCACGATCACCAGCCGGCAGGCCGGTGCGCTCACCCGGGCGGCCGCGTCCTCGCAGGTCGGGCTGCCCGGCCGGACCGGATACGAGCCGCTGTTCGACGGCACCCCGGAGTCGCTGGCCGGCTGGGAGATGGCGCCCTCGGGCGAGTTCACCATCCAGCCGGACGGCAACCTGCGCTCCTCCGGCGGGCTGGGCATGCTCTGGCACACCAAGGAGCTGGGCGACTTCTCGCTGCGACTCCAGTTCCGGGACCTGGCGCCCGGCGACACCCGCGCGAACAGCGGCGTGTTCGCCCGGTTCCCGGACCCGCGCACGCCGGTCGCCGAGCGGCCGGAGTGCGCCCGGACCGGGTCGGCGGCCACGTCACCGGCCTGGGTGGCGATCTACTGCGGACACGAGATCCAGATCTACGACGGTACGACCGGGGAGCCGCAGAAGACCGGATCGATCTACAACTTCGACCCGCAGCCGCTCGCCAACGCCGGGGTCACGCCGAAGAACGTCTGGAACGACTACGAGGTGAAGGTGGTCGGCCAGCACTACACCATCATCCGCAACGGCGTCGTGATCAACGAGTTCGAGAACGCGCCGGGCATCCAGTCGTCGCGGGCCGGTGACCCACCGACCGACCTGCGGCAGTTCCTCACCGGACACATCGGCCTGCAGAACCACGGCAACGCCGACGTGATCGAGTTCCGCAACATCCGGGTGCGGTCGCTCTGA
- a CDS encoding OmpL47-type beta-barrel domain-containing protein yields the protein MSVRKMLRCAGVGLAALLLVLAPMPANAVQAAQTLTWTADGDVTRYKTAPATAAAGETTIVFENSVATGNNVGMPHTLTFDTSTPGYNHDVNLNILANPFDATGGLHTATVTLNPGKYRFFCTIPGHGTMTGELTVTDGPGDPDTTPPTVTGTLSGTQNAAGDYVGSATVTVAAADNQGVATIEYQVDDTSWTPYSAPVAVTALGDHSVQFRATDTSGNVSTTGSVQFTVVAPEPDEDVTPPVATIALAGDRDDAGNYTGPVTATLAATDDDSGVATIEYQLDGGTWTIYTAPVVISAPGMHMLHYRASDNAGNVSAEQMSHFTIVAPEEPDTTPPVVTGTVTGTQNPDGAYVGVATVTVTATDDGGVATVETQLDGGAWTPYTAPLRITAPGLHAVSFRATDTAGNTAPAQSAGFTVVADGTDECPDSDPRDTVVIDGDDTGVPNLDTGDGCTVNDLIAERAGYPTHAAFVRHVEHVTSGLVVAGTLTNRQAGTIVRAAARSAIGS from the coding sequence ATGTCCGTACGGAAGATGCTCCGGTGTGCCGGGGTGGGGCTGGCGGCATTGCTGCTCGTGCTCGCCCCGATGCCCGCCAACGCTGTGCAGGCCGCGCAAACGCTCACCTGGACCGCGGACGGCGACGTCACGCGCTACAAGACCGCGCCGGCGACCGCTGCCGCCGGTGAGACCACGATCGTCTTCGAGAACAGCGTCGCGACCGGCAACAACGTCGGCATGCCGCACACGCTGACGTTCGACACCAGCACGCCCGGCTACAACCACGACGTCAACCTCAACATCCTGGCCAACCCGTTCGACGCGACCGGCGGCCTGCACACCGCGACCGTCACGCTGAACCCCGGTAAGTACCGATTTTTCTGCACGATTCCGGGTCATGGCACGATGACCGGCGAGCTCACCGTCACGGACGGGCCGGGCGACCCGGACACCACGCCGCCCACGGTCACCGGCACGCTCTCCGGCACGCAGAACGCGGCCGGCGACTATGTCGGCAGCGCCACCGTCACGGTCGCGGCGGCCGACAACCAGGGTGTGGCCACGATCGAGTACCAGGTCGACGACACGAGCTGGACCCCCTACTCGGCACCGGTCGCCGTGACCGCGCTCGGCGACCACTCGGTGCAGTTCCGCGCCACCGACACCTCCGGCAACGTCTCCACGACCGGCTCGGTGCAGTTCACGGTCGTGGCACCGGAGCCGGACGAGGACGTCACGCCGCCGGTCGCCACCATCGCGCTGGCCGGGGACCGCGACGACGCCGGCAACTACACCGGCCCGGTCACCGCCACGCTCGCCGCGACCGACGACGACTCCGGCGTGGCGACGATCGAGTACCAGCTCGACGGCGGCACCTGGACGATCTACACCGCGCCCGTCGTGATCAGCGCGCCCGGCATGCACATGCTGCACTACCGGGCGAGCGACAACGCCGGGAACGTCTCCGCCGAGCAGATGTCGCACTTCACCATCGTCGCGCCGGAGGAGCCGGACACCACCCCGCCGGTCGTCACCGGCACGGTGACCGGCACCCAGAACCCGGACGGCGCCTACGTCGGCGTCGCCACCGTCACGGTCACCGCGACCGACGACGGCGGCGTGGCCACGGTCGAGACCCAGCTCGACGGCGGCGCCTGGACCCCCTACACCGCGCCACTGCGGATCACCGCGCCCGGCCTCCACGCGGTCAGCTTCCGCGCCACGGACACGGCCGGGAACACCGCGCCCGCGCAGAGCGCCGGCTTCACCGTGGTCGCGGACGGCACCGACGAATGCCCCGACTCCGACCCCCGGGACACCGTGGTCATCGACGGTGACGACACCGGAGTCCCGAACCTCGACACCGGCGACGGCTGCACGGTCAACGACCTGATCGCGGAGCGCGCCGGCTACCCCACCCACGCCGCGTTCGTCCGCCACGTCGAGCACGTGACCAGCGGGCTCGTCGTGGCCGGCACCCTGACCAACCGACAGGCCGGGACGATCGTGCGTGCTGCCGCGCGGTCCGCCATCGGCTCATAG